The Pedobacter roseus genome contains a region encoding:
- a CDS encoding XAC2610-related protein: MNRIFFLCFLFISGHSFAQKIFKQAGAKGTWQYIYPFQDKSYVLAIQHAVDEKETAEEDVNALVYFGKIGLKMDQVFWKEKIYLTLIKDNISYEDYNNDRIKDIVIFSETGARGGNAFYYLFLIDPKNKKINRVKNFENIVNPEYNRKYHVVVSYGLSGTNNYSIYKISKDYKAYQIGKSFADNFESDPTELDKRIKKILKKSVH; the protein is encoded by the coding sequence ATGAACAGGATATTTTTTCTATGTTTTTTATTTATCTCCGGCCATTCGTTTGCTCAAAAAATATTTAAACAGGCTGGCGCAAAAGGCACCTGGCAATACATTTATCCATTTCAGGATAAAAGCTATGTGCTGGCCATACAACATGCAGTAGATGAAAAAGAAACAGCGGAAGAGGATGTAAATGCTCTTGTTTATTTTGGTAAAATTGGTTTAAAAATGGATCAGGTATTTTGGAAAGAAAAGATTTATTTAACGTTGATTAAAGACAATATTTCTTATGAGGACTATAATAATGATCGCATTAAAGACATTGTGATTTTTTCGGAAACAGGTGCAAGGGGTGGCAATGCATTTTATTATTTATTTCTGATTGATCCTAAAAACAAAAAAATCAACAGGGTTAAAAATTTCGAAAACATTGTCAATCCCGAATACAACCGCAAATATCACGTTGTGGTATCATACGGTTTATCTGGCACAAATAATTATAGCATCTATAAAATTTCAAAGGATTATAAAGCCTATCAGATCGGAAAGAGTTTTGCAGATAATTTTGAAAGCGATCCCACTGAACTGGATAAAAGAATTAAGAAAATTTTAAAAAAATCTGTCCATTAA
- the proB gene encoding glutamate 5-kinase — protein sequence MKLGYKKIVVKVGSNVITQANGLPDEARIKHLVNQLADIKKQGIEVILVSSGAVASGRSLIKVSEKQDAVTTRQLLAAIGQVKLINTYSNFFAAHNIQCAQVLVTKEDFRDRAHYLNMKNCLQILLQNEVIPVVNENDVVSVTELMFTDNDELAGLIASMLNADALIILSNVNGIYNGDPKIEGSAVIEEINGSVANLASFIQTGKSQFGRGGMITKSTMAQKVAKLGISVHIANGTKDDVLISLLNNDLVHTRFVPEKSKSGKKKWIAHSETAATGVVKLNDGAKTVLTSGKATSLLPVGIIEIQTDFLKGDIIKIIDEKNNLIGLGIAEYGSDKARERIGQKKQKALVHYDYFYSAI from the coding sequence ATGAAATTAGGGTACAAAAAAATAGTTGTTAAAGTTGGTTCAAATGTAATTACGCAAGCCAATGGTTTGCCTGATGAAGCAAGAATTAAACACCTTGTAAATCAACTGGCTGACATTAAAAAGCAGGGCATTGAGGTGATTTTAGTGTCTTCGGGTGCCGTGGCATCGGGCAGAAGTTTGATAAAAGTATCCGAAAAACAGGATGCGGTAACTACCCGGCAGCTTTTGGCGGCTATTGGTCAGGTGAAACTGATCAATACCTACTCCAATTTTTTTGCTGCACACAATATACAATGTGCGCAGGTTTTGGTTACGAAAGAGGATTTCCGTGACCGGGCGCATTATTTGAACATGAAAAACTGCCTGCAGATTTTGCTTCAAAACGAGGTAATTCCGGTGGTAAATGAAAATGATGTGGTTTCGGTAACTGAACTGATGTTTACCGATAATGATGAACTGGCCGGTTTAATTGCTTCGATGTTGAATGCCGATGCCCTGATTATCTTGTCGAATGTAAATGGCATTTATAACGGTGATCCGAAAATTGAAGGTTCAGCTGTTATTGAGGAAATTAATGGTTCAGTTGCTAACCTGGCTTCATTTATCCAAACTGGTAAATCGCAATTTGGCCGTGGCGGAATGATTACCAAATCGACTATGGCACAAAAGGTGGCTAAATTGGGCATTTCTGTGCATATAGCCAATGGAACGAAAGACGATGTGCTAATTTCTCTGTTAAATAATGATCTGGTACATACCCGTTTTGTGCCCGAAAAAAGTAAATCGGGTAAGAAAAAATGGATTGCCCATTCAGAAACCGCTGCTACAGGGGTAGTTAAACTCAATGATGGCGCTAAAACCGTGCTAACCTCCGGTAAAGCAACGAGTTTACTACCTGTAGGTATTATCGAAATCCAAACGGACTTTTTAAAGGGTGATATTATTAAAATTATCGATGAAAAAAATAACCTGATTGGGCTGGGAATAGCAGAATACGGATCGGATAAAGCCAGAGAACGCATCGGACAGAAAAAGCAAAAAGCGCTAGTACATTACGATTATTTTTATTCGGCTATTTAG
- a CDS encoding glutamate-5-semialdehyde dehydrogenase has translation MNYKQYFEKAKQASRTLISLGKETTDAVLEDLAEALVANIAEILTENDKDLAKMPIEDPKYDRLKLSAARIADIANDLKNVAGLNSPLGKILSDKILDNQLHIQKVSVPLGVVGVIYEARPNVTADVFSLCFKTGNVAVLKGGSDAEFSNLAIAKVIHQVLDNHKINRDVLTLLPAERAATEALLNARGFVDVLIPRGSQSLINYVRENSKIPVIETGAGIVHTYFDESGDLEKGKAIIFNAKTRRVSVCNSLDCVLINENRLNDLPALLSPLADGNVELFADEKSYEVLKSSYPAHLLNQATPEHFGTEFLSLKLAVKVVDGLNAALNHIADYSSKHSEAIISEDADNITQFLNEVDAAAVYANASTGFTDGAQFGLGAEIGISTQKLHARGPMGLEELTSYKWVVRGDGQVRK, from the coding sequence ATGAATTACAAACAATACTTCGAAAAAGCAAAACAGGCTAGTCGCACTTTGATTAGCTTAGGCAAAGAAACAACAGATGCTGTTTTAGAGGATCTGGCTGAAGCTTTAGTGGCCAATATAGCGGAAATTCTTACTGAAAACGATAAGGATTTAGCTAAAATGCCTATCGAAGATCCTAAATACGACAGGTTAAAGTTAAGTGCAGCACGTATTGCGGATATTGCAAATGACCTGAAAAATGTTGCGGGCTTAAACAGTCCATTGGGTAAAATTCTATCCGATAAAATATTGGATAATCAACTTCATATTCAAAAGGTAAGTGTGCCTTTGGGGGTTGTGGGTGTAATTTACGAAGCCCGTCCCAATGTTACGGCTGATGTATTTTCGCTTTGTTTTAAAACCGGGAATGTTGCCGTATTAAAGGGTGGAAGTGATGCTGAATTTTCTAATCTCGCGATTGCAAAGGTAATACATCAAGTATTGGATAATCATAAAATAAACCGCGATGTTTTAACCTTGTTGCCAGCGGAAAGGGCCGCAACCGAAGCTTTGCTAAATGCCAGGGGATTTGTTGATGTGCTGATCCCCAGGGGAAGCCAATCGTTGATTAATTATGTGCGTGAAAACAGTAAAATCCCTGTTATCGAAACCGGAGCAGGCATTGTTCATACTTATTTTGATGAATCAGGTGATTTAGAGAAAGGAAAAGCAATTATTTTCAATGCCAAAACCAGAAGGGTAAGTGTATGTAATTCTTTAGACTGCGTGTTAATTAACGAAAATAGATTGAATGATCTGCCTGCACTTTTATCTCCTTTGGCTGATGGAAATGTAGAGCTGTTTGCAGATGAAAAAAGCTATGAAGTATTAAAATCATCTTATCCAGCTCACTTACTAAATCAAGCCACGCCTGAACATTTTGGTACAGAGTTTTTGTCGTTAAAATTAGCTGTTAAGGTTGTTGATGGTTTAAATGCTGCACTAAACCACATTGCTGATTATAGCTCGAAACATAGTGAAGCCATTATTTCTGAAGATGCCGATAATATTACCCAATTTTTAAATGAAGTAGACGCGGCTGCGGTGTATGCCAATGCCTCTACGGGTTTTACTGATGGCGCACAGTTTGGTCTTGGTGCGGAAATTGGCATTAGTACACAAAAACTACATGCCCGTGGCCCAATGGGTTTAGAGGAATTAACGAGTTATAAATGGGTGGTGAGAGGTGATGGACAAGTGAGGAAGTGA
- a CDS encoding YifB family Mg chelatase-like AAA ATPase, with amino-acid sequence MLVKTYGSAVYGVNALTITIEVNISAGAKYYMVGLPDNAVKESLRRVASAINISGLRMPKQKIVVNLAPADIKKEGSSYDLPIAIGILAASGQIPNEDLENYFIMGELSLDGSIQPIKGALPIAIQAQQDGFKGFILPKQNVREAAVVDGLEAYGVDNLAQVAAFFNKTETLEQVKIDTKEEFLKNINNYEHDFSDVKGQENIKRALEIAAAGGHNVILIGPPGAGKTMLAKRLPTILPPLNLGEALETTKIHSVAGKLSATDSLMTSRPYRSPHHTISDVALVGGGINPQPGEISLAHNGVLFLDELPEFKRTVLEVMRQPLEDRKVAISRARFSVEYPASFMLVASMNPCPCGFYNHPEKDCVCAPGVVQKYLSKISGPLLDRIDLHVEVTPVNFTSLASSEDAEKSDIIRNRVIKAREIQDKRFVDKPELHYNAQMSPKMVRKVCQINEEGIMLLKTAMERLGLSARAYDRILKVARTIADLAGSENVEIEHLAESINYRSLDRDGWAG; translated from the coding sequence ATGCTTGTAAAAACATACGGGAGTGCTGTTTATGGCGTAAATGCACTAACCATAACCATCGAAGTGAACATCAGTGCAGGTGCCAAATATTACATGGTGGGCCTGCCTGATAATGCAGTAAAAGAAAGCCTGCGGCGTGTAGCCAGTGCCATCAATATTTCAGGCCTGCGTATGCCGAAACAAAAAATTGTGGTCAATCTGGCGCCTGCCGACATTAAAAAAGAAGGCTCTTCTTATGATCTGCCCATTGCCATCGGTATTTTAGCCGCATCAGGGCAAATTCCTAATGAAGATCTCGAGAACTATTTCATTATGGGCGAACTCTCTTTAGATGGAAGTATACAACCGATAAAAGGCGCTTTACCCATCGCCATACAGGCCCAGCAAGATGGTTTTAAAGGTTTCATCTTACCCAAACAAAATGTGCGTGAGGCTGCCGTTGTTGATGGCTTGGAAGCTTATGGCGTAGATAACCTTGCACAGGTTGCCGCTTTTTTTAATAAAACCGAAACGCTGGAACAAGTTAAAATTGATACGAAAGAAGAATTCTTAAAAAACATCAATAATTACGAACACGATTTCTCTGATGTTAAAGGACAGGAGAATATTAAGCGGGCGCTCGAAATTGCTGCCGCAGGTGGCCATAACGTGATACTGATCGGTCCGCCCGGAGCGGGTAAAACTATGCTTGCCAAACGCCTGCCCACCATTTTGCCGCCCTTAAATTTAGGCGAAGCCTTAGAAACTACAAAAATCCACTCTGTAGCCGGAAAACTTTCTGCAACCGACTCGCTAATGACCTCAAGGCCATACCGTTCGCCGCACCATACCATTAGCGATGTAGCTTTGGTAGGAGGTGGGATAAATCCACAGCCTGGCGAAATATCACTCGCACATAACGGTGTGTTATTTCTGGATGAACTGCCTGAATTTAAACGCACTGTTTTAGAAGTGATGCGCCAACCATTGGAAGACCGGAAAGTGGCCATTTCGAGGGCGAGGTTTTCGGTAGAATATCCAGCCAGTTTTATGCTGGTAGCTTCTATGAACCCCTGCCCATGTGGATTTTACAATCACCCTGAAAAAGACTGCGTTTGTGCACCCGGTGTCGTTCAAAAATACCTGAGTAAAATATCCGGACCACTTTTAGACCGTATAGACCTGCACGTAGAAGTTACCCCTGTTAATTTTACGTCTTTAGCATCTTCAGAGGATGCCGAAAAAAGCGACATCATCAGGAACCGTGTAATTAAAGCCAGGGAAATTCAGGATAAACGTTTTGTGGATAAACCCGAGCTACATTATAATGCACAAATGAGTCCAAAGATGGTACGCAAAGTCTGTCAGATTAATGAGGAGGGGATTATGCTTTTAAAAACAGCTATGGAACGCCTGGGTTTATCTGCCCGGGCTTACGATAGGATTTTAAAAGTGGCGCGTACCATTGCGGATCTCGCTGGAAGCGAGAATGTAGAAATCGAACACCTTGCCGAATCCATTAATTATAGGAGTTTAGATCGGGACGGCTGGGCGGGATAA
- a CDS encoding MBL fold metallo-hydrolase, translating to MKLTFWGAAQQVTGSMHLLEIGHYKILIDCGLDYEKETYQEENQQFPFDPASINLVILTHAHIDHSGNLPTLVRLGFDGQVLCTPPTADLTSILLFDSVELFLRKAGRKPRTKRGNFSGPKPLYLHKHVMDTIDRFVTIAFNKPFKINGDISITFVPVGHLLGAAAAVLTINDNGTEKKIVFTGDIGRENYPVLVNPEPLPEVDYVVSEATYGGRMHTKNQTLEERLVQEITEACIKSPGRLIIPAFSIGRTQSLVFALNQIFTKKLLPPIQIFVDSPMAIQATEVYRKHHNLVNQEAKDFYQTMGDEFEFEHLAYAQTMKESKDVSNYFDPCIIISSAGMLEGGRIQDHLYYNIQNYYCTILFIGYCAKGTLGYKLLSGAPIVRIKDREMMVYATIRQTDLLSGHGDHNDLVKTIKQTGQPKKVFLVHGEDKSLQSLSLALQEDGFDVEVPERGAVFEL from the coding sequence ATGAAGTTAACGTTTTGGGGCGCAGCGCAACAGGTAACAGGGAGTATGCACTTACTCGAAATTGGGCATTATAAAATACTGATAGATTGCGGATTAGATTATGAAAAGGAAACCTATCAGGAAGAAAACCAGCAATTCCCATTCGATCCGGCAAGCATTAACCTCGTAATTCTAACTCATGCCCATATCGATCACTCTGGCAATTTACCTACGCTGGTACGCCTGGGTTTTGATGGCCAGGTACTTTGTACACCACCAACTGCCGATTTAACTTCAATATTGTTATTCGATTCTGTTGAACTTTTTTTAAGAAAAGCAGGCAGAAAACCACGTACCAAACGCGGCAATTTTAGCGGACCGAAACCTTTGTACCTGCACAAACATGTGATGGATACGATAGATCGTTTTGTAACCATTGCTTTCAATAAACCTTTCAAAATTAATGGCGATATCAGCATAACATTTGTGCCTGTAGGCCATTTGTTGGGTGCTGCAGCGGCTGTTTTAACCATAAATGATAACGGCACAGAGAAAAAAATAGTTTTTACCGGCGATATTGGCAGAGAAAACTACCCTGTTTTGGTAAATCCCGAACCATTGCCAGAAGTAGATTATGTAGTAAGCGAAGCAACTTATGGTGGCAGAATGCATACTAAAAACCAAACGCTTGAAGAACGATTGGTTCAGGAAATTACAGAAGCCTGCATAAAAAGTCCCGGAAGATTAATTATTCCAGCATTTAGCATTGGCAGAACGCAATCGCTCGTATTTGCGCTTAATCAGATTTTTACTAAAAAACTGCTTCCGCCAATCCAGATTTTTGTCGATAGTCCCATGGCAATTCAAGCCACAGAGGTTTACCGCAAACACCATAACCTGGTGAATCAGGAGGCAAAAGATTTTTACCAGACTATGGGTGATGAGTTTGAATTTGAGCACCTGGCTTATGCGCAAACCATGAAAGAAAGTAAAGATGTTTCTAATTATTTTGATCCCTGCATTATCATTTCATCTGCGGGTATGTTAGAAGGCGGAAGGATCCAGGATCACCTATATTACAACATTCAGAATTATTACTGCACCATTCTTTTTATCGGTTACTGTGCAAAAGGAACCCTGGGATATAAATTATTAAGTGGTGCACCAATTGTGCGGATTAAAGACCGTGAAATGATGGTTTACGCTACTATCCGCCAAACCGATCTGTTAAGTGGCCACGGCGATCATAACGATTTAGTAAAAACAATTAAACAAACCGGTCAGCCTAAAAAAGTTTTCCTGGTACATGGCGAAGATAAAAGTCTGCAAAGTTTATCGCTGGCACTACAGGAAGACGGTTTTGATGTTGAAGTGCCCGAGAGGGGAGCGGTGTTTGAGTTGTAG
- the def gene encoding peptide deformylase, producing MKLPIVAYGDPVLKKVGTDIDKDYPELKQLISDMFDTMYYANGVGLAAPQIGLPIRLFIVDTGEDEDGKPGYKKVFINAEILEETGEAWSFNEGCLSIPDIRENIMRKPNIKITYFDENWVEHTDDVDGMPARVIQHEYDHIEGKLFTDKVSVLRKTMLKSKLDAISKGNIKTDYKMKFPNKSKKR from the coding sequence ATGAAATTACCAATAGTAGCTTACGGCGACCCTGTTTTAAAAAAGGTAGGAACCGATATCGATAAAGACTATCCTGAATTAAAACAATTGATCAGCGATATGTTCGACACCATGTATTACGCAAACGGGGTGGGGCTTGCTGCACCTCAGATTGGTTTGCCGATCCGTTTATTTATTGTAGATACTGGTGAAGATGAAGATGGCAAACCTGGTTACAAAAAAGTATTTATCAATGCAGAGATTTTGGAAGAAACCGGCGAAGCCTGGAGCTTTAACGAAGGTTGCTTAAGTATTCCTGATATCCGCGAAAACATCATGCGTAAACCGAACATCAAAATTACTTATTTCGACGAAAACTGGGTAGAACATACAGATGATGTTGATGGAATGCCTGCACGTGTAATTCAGCATGAATATGACCACATCGAAGGAAAATTATTTACCGATAAAGTAAGTGTGCTCCGTAAAACGATGCTTAAAAGTAAACTCGATGCCATTTCGAAAGGAAATATCAAAACAGATTACAAAATGAAGTTTCCGAACAAGAGCAAGAAAAGATAG
- a CDS encoding M16 family metallopeptidase → MEYNVHTLPNGIRLLHVPSASAISHACIIINTGSRDEPENKAGLAHFIEHLIFKRTEKRSTNQILNRLESVGADLNAYTTKEYTCVHASFLNPYLDRTLDLFNDIMFHSTFPEEEMDKEKSVILDEISSYLDQPEEAINDDFEDMLFAGHALGNNILGTTESVQNFTREDVINFRKANYRTNEIVVAVLGNYTLNSVVNKGSKYFADVEENNPVKKRIKPGKLPQNNTTIYKPIMQAHCILGTQAYSTYQSQKVPLMLLNNYFGGNGMSSVLNLQIREKYGIAYTIESNFSPLHDTGIFSIYFGTDKEKQTKALSLIFKEIRKLKEKPLNELQLQKAKNKFIGQIALGEENRIGLIISMAKSLIDHDKIDSLETVFEKINAVTTTQMADVTHEILDIEQLNIFTFCPIEE, encoded by the coding sequence ATGGAATACAATGTTCACACCTTGCCAAACGGCATACGCTTACTGCATGTGCCCTCGGCTTCTGCCATATCTCACGCTTGCATCATCATCAATACAGGGTCTCGCGATGAACCTGAAAACAAAGCTGGTTTAGCACATTTTATCGAGCATTTAATTTTTAAGCGTACCGAAAAACGCAGCACCAACCAGATTTTAAATCGCTTGGAAAGTGTTGGGGCAGATTTAAACGCCTATACCACAAAAGAATATACTTGCGTACATGCTTCTTTTTTAAATCCATATCTCGATCGGACATTAGATCTTTTTAACGATATCATGTTCCATTCTACTTTCCCCGAGGAGGAAATGGATAAGGAAAAAAGCGTGATTTTGGATGAAATTTCCTCTTATTTAGATCAGCCTGAAGAAGCCATTAATGACGATTTCGAAGACATGCTTTTCGCCGGTCATGCATTGGGCAACAATATTTTGGGCACAACAGAATCCGTGCAAAACTTTACACGTGAAGATGTCATCAATTTCAGAAAGGCCAATTACCGCACCAACGAAATTGTAGTCGCCGTTTTAGGAAATTATACTTTAAACAGCGTTGTAAATAAAGGAAGTAAATATTTTGCAGATGTTGAAGAGAACAATCCTGTTAAAAAAAGGATTAAACCAGGTAAACTTCCGCAAAACAATACCACTATTTACAAACCGATTATGCAGGCGCACTGTATTTTGGGCACCCAAGCTTATTCTACCTACCAATCGCAAAAAGTTCCTTTAATGTTGTTAAACAATTACTTTGGCGGTAATGGAATGAGCTCGGTTCTAAACTTACAGATCAGGGAAAAATACGGAATTGCCTATACCATCGAATCTAATTTCTCGCCATTACATGATACCGGCATTTTTTCCATTTACTTTGGCACCGATAAAGAAAAACAGACCAAGGCACTCTCTTTAATCTTTAAAGAGATCAGGAAACTTAAAGAGAAACCTTTAAACGAGTTGCAGTTGCAAAAAGCCAAAAACAAATTTATCGGACAAATTGCTTTAGGAGAAGAAAACAGGATCGGTTTAATCATTTCAATGGCCAAAAGCCTGATTGATCATGATAAAATAGATTCGTTGGAAACCGTTTTTGAGAAAATTAATGCCGTTACCACCACACAAATGGCAGATGTTACCCATGAAATTTTAGATATTGAGCAACTGAATATCTTTACTTTCTGTCCAATAGAGGAATAA
- a CDS encoding NifU family protein, with amino-acid sequence MNLTEQVEQALETIRPYLKADGGDVSVEEITSEGTVKLKLLGNCGSCPMSFMTMKSGIEQAIMKAVPQITSVVAVNMAEQE; translated from the coding sequence ATGAATTTAACAGAACAAGTAGAACAGGCATTGGAAACCATCAGGCCATATTTAAAGGCTGATGGAGGTGATGTTTCTGTTGAAGAAATTACATCTGAAGGAACAGTAAAACTTAAGCTTTTGGGTAACTGCGGTTCTTGCCCGATGAGTTTCATGACGATGAAATCGGGTATTGAACAGGCAATTATGAAAGCTGTTCCGCAGATCACTTCGGTAGTTGCCGTAAATATGGCAGAGCAAGAGTAA
- a CDS encoding peptidase associated/transthyretin-like domain-containing protein, which yields MRYCITLICLIFSITAFAQQKPAQDKLIQFSGIITDIDSSNVIPYVTITNLSSKSKRVGADYRGYFTFIVNPGDTILFTAIGYKKFSTVIPQGTPDSKYTIMVKLKANVIDLPSVRVFPWATTEEFTREFLSMKLADDDMAIAKKNLSRSSIDGLIQTLPRDGQEIGSQNYRYNFDRMVNKNMVQTNPLLNPFAWGKLMQQIFDGDKSRTN from the coding sequence ATGAGATATTGTATTACCCTGATTTGCCTAATTTTTTCCATAACCGCTTTTGCACAACAAAAGCCGGCACAGGATAAACTCATCCAATTTTCAGGGATTATTACCGATATTGATAGCTCAAACGTAATACCTTACGTAACCATCACCAATCTTTCCTCGAAGAGTAAAAGGGTTGGTGCCGATTACAGGGGATATTTTACTTTTATTGTTAATCCAGGCGATACCATCTTATTTACCGCCATTGGATATAAAAAATTCTCAACAGTAATACCACAAGGTACGCCGGATAGCAAATACACTATCATGGTTAAATTGAAAGCTAATGTGATCGATTTACCTTCGGTACGTGTTTTTCCATGGGCAACCACAGAAGAATTTACCCGCGAGTTTTTATCGATGAAACTGGCGGATGATGATATGGCCATTGCCAAAAAGAACCTTTCGCGTTCGTCAATTGATGGCCTGATCCAAACGCTACCACGTGACGGACAGGAAATCGGCAGTCAGAATTACCGATATAATTTTGACAGAATGGTGAATAAGAACATGGTTCAAACCAATCCACTACTTAATCCTTTCGCCTGGGGCAAGCTGATGCAGCAGATCTTTGATGGTGATAAAAGCAGGACGAATTAG
- a CDS encoding S9 family peptidase: MKAIKWPDAKAPIAEIIPHQRVIHGDTVIDNYYWMIDYFKKGPDSTKVVNYLKAENAYLDTMMKSTDQFQADLFKEMKARIKEKDESVPVFKNGYYYYSRTEDGQQYFKYCRKKGSLSAAEEILLDVDQLAKGHAYYSATGFSISPDNKLLAFGVDQVSRRQYTINIKNLETGEILKDAITNTEGGVAWANDNKTFFYTSKNPVTLLSEKIKKHVLGADAKTDAVVYDEKDNTNYIGVGKSKNGRYIFIASQGTLTSEYKIVDADHPESPFKVFAARSKDVLYDVMPVDGKFLILTNWNAKNFRLMECPLDKTEKENWKEVIPHRADVLLESAEEFKDFTVLSERKNGLTELRVLKKDKSDYYIKFDEPVYDAGVGANPEYNSTTLRYSYTSLTTPNSIYDYDLVKKDQKLMKQQEVLGGYNPKDYVTERIFATAKDGTKVPIALVYKKGLEKNGESPLLLYGYGSYGANSDVYFSSPRLSLLDRGFVFAIANIRGGQEMGRQWYEDGKLMKKKNTFTDFIAAGEYLIDQKYTSKGHLYAHGGSAGGLLMGAVVNIAPDLWNGVIADVPFVDVVNTMLDESIPLTTNEFDEWGNPKQKAAYDYMKSYSPYENVEKKAYPNMLVTTGLHDSQVQYFEPAKWVAKLRATKTDKNVLLLKTNMEFGHGGASGRFDYLKDVALRWSFLFSLEGITK; this comes from the coding sequence ATGAAAGCAATAAAGTGGCCTGATGCAAAGGCACCCATAGCGGAAATTATTCCGCACCAAAGAGTAATACATGGCGACACCGTAATAGATAATTACTATTGGATGATCGATTATTTTAAAAAGGGGCCAGACAGTACAAAAGTTGTGAATTATCTGAAAGCTGAAAATGCTTACCTGGATACGATGATGAAAAGTACAGATCAGTTTCAGGCTGATCTTTTTAAAGAGATGAAAGCCCGAATCAAAGAAAAAGACGAATCAGTTCCGGTTTTTAAAAACGGTTATTATTACTACTCACGCACCGAAGACGGACAACAATATTTTAAATACTGCCGTAAGAAAGGAAGTTTATCTGCTGCTGAAGAAATTTTGCTGGATGTAGATCAGCTGGCAAAAGGCCATGCTTATTACAGCGCAACCGGATTTAGCATCAGTCCCGATAATAAATTGCTGGCCTTTGGTGTCGATCAGGTTTCACGTCGCCAGTACACCATTAACATTAAAAATTTAGAAACCGGCGAGATCTTAAAAGATGCCATTACCAATACAGAAGGTGGAGTGGCCTGGGCCAACGATAATAAAACCTTCTTTTACACTTCAAAAAACCCGGTTACGCTACTAAGCGAAAAAATCAAAAAACATGTGCTTGGTGCAGATGCCAAAACCGATGCAGTGGTTTACGATGAGAAAGATAACACCAACTATATCGGTGTAGGTAAATCGAAAAACGGACGGTATATCTTTATTGCCTCGCAGGGAACGCTCACTTCAGAATATAAAATAGTAGATGCCGACCATCCGGAAAGCCCTTTTAAAGTTTTTGCAGCCCGATCAAAAGATGTATTGTATGATGTAATGCCTGTTGATGGCAAATTTTTGATCTTAACCAACTGGAACGCCAAGAATTTCCGCTTAATGGAATGTCCGCTGGATAAAACCGAAAAAGAAAACTGGAAAGAGGTAATTCCGCACCGTGCCGATGTTTTACTGGAAAGTGCTGAAGAATTTAAAGATTTTACCGTTTTATCAGAGCGTAAAAACGGATTAACCGAGCTGCGCGTACTCAAAAAAGACAAAAGCGATTATTATATCAAATTTGACGAACCTGTCTACGATGCCGGCGTAGGCGCTAACCCTGAATATAACAGCACAACCTTACGTTATTCATACACCTCATTAACTACTCCAAACTCTATCTACGATTATGATCTTGTAAAAAAAGACCAGAAACTAATGAAACAACAGGAGGTTTTGGGCGGCTATAATCCAAAAGATTATGTTACTGAGCGCATTTTTGCAACGGCGAAAGATGGCACCAAAGTGCCGATTGCCCTGGTTTATAAAAAGGGCCTCGAAAAGAATGGAGAATCGCCATTGTTGCTTTATGGTTATGGATCCTATGGGGCAAATTCTGATGTTTATTTCTCTTCACCACGTTTAAGCTTGTTGGATCGGGGTTTTGTATTTGCCATTGCCAATATCCGCGGCGGACAGGAAATGGGACGCCAATGGTATGAAGACGGAAAACTGATGAAAAAGAAGAACACCTTCACCGATTTTATTGCGGCAGGCGAGTATTTAATCGACCAGAAATATACCTCGAAAGGCCATTTATATGCACATGGTGGAAGTGCGGGTGGTTTATTAATGGGTGCCGTGGTTAATATCGCTCCCGATTTATGGAATGGTGTGATTGCTGATGTTCCCTTTGTAGATGTGGTTAATACCATGCTTGATGAAAGTATTCCGCTTACTACAAACGAATTTGATGAATGGGGAAACCCAAAACAAAAAGCCGCTTATGATTACATGAAAAGTTATTCTCCTTACGAAAACGTAGAGAAAAAAGCTTATCCGAACATGCTGGTTACAACTGGTTTGCACGACAGCCAGGTGCAGTATTTTGAACCTGCCAAGTGGGTAGCCAAATTAAGGGCAACCAAAACCGATAAAAATGTACTGCTGCTTAAAACCAATATGGAATTTGGTCATGGTGGTGCATCTGGCCGCTTCGACTATTTAAAGGATGTGGCATTACGCTGGTCCTTTTTATTCTCGCTGGAGGGAATAACGAAATAA